The SAR202 cluster bacterium sequence CAAATGTAGTCCTCTCATGGACTGACATATTCACTGAGCAGTTACCTACTGACAATATCACTGAGCAAAGACATCTCGTTTACCCCTTGTTGACAACTACGAAATGCGTGATTACACTATTCGTTAGCAATCGACTCGATGGACTGCTAGCACTCCACGACTGCAATTGACAAGTTTCGAAAGGAGAGTGGTTGAATTGGCTACAAAGGCGAAGGTTACGTTCAAGCCCACAGGTAACAGGATCGTAGTCCAGCCGAACACCGCGAAGGAGCAGAAGACTGCAGGCGGCATCTTCATCCCCGACACGGCCAAGGAGAAGCCCCAGGAGGGCACGGTGGTCGCGATCGGCCCGGGCAAGCTGACGGATGACGGCAAGCGCGTCCCCATGGACATCAAGGTCGGCGACATCGTCGTCTACTCCAAGTACGGCGGCACCGAGTACAAGGAAGGCGACGTTGAGTACCTGGTCCTCCGCGAGGACGACGTCCTGTTCACGAAGTAACAGCCGAGGGTGCTGGGTGTCAGGTGCTGGGTGCTGGGTTTAGACCGGTATCCAAAACAAGAGCCAGGCAAACAGCAACTCGATTATCCAGAACCCTGATCCCATAACCCCTATAAGGAGCATTAGATTGGCTAAGCAGCTACAGTTTGGAGAAGAGGCACGAGCCTCAATGAAGAAGGGTATCGATACCCTCGCCAACACCGTTGGCGTCACGCTCGGCCCCAAGGGCCGCAACGTTGTCCTGGACAAGAAGTTCGGCCCGCCCCAGGTCTCCTCTGACGGCGTCACGATCGCCAAGGAGATCGAGCTTGTCGATCCGTACGAGAACATCGGCGCGCAGATGATCAAGGTCGCCGCCAGCAAGACCAACGACGTCGCCGGCGACGGCACCACGACCGCCACGGTACTTGCCCAGTCGATCATTCACGAGGGCTTCAAGAACATCGC is a genomic window containing:
- a CDS encoding co-chaperone GroES, coding for MATKAKVTFKPTGNRIVVQPNTAKEQKTAGGIFIPDTAKEKPQEGTVVAIGPGKLTDDGKRVPMDIKVGDIVVYSKYGGTEYKEGDVEYLVLREDDVLFTK